Proteins encoded in a region of the Acidobacteriota bacterium genome:
- a CDS encoding PilZ domain-containing protein — MPPDSEVPVYGGYLAPGPRIAAFGLEPGERERLQNAFRNVKLAVEVVALTTLPPDQPFDGAILRADDEAPPLLTALRARSRRMIIYLVGPLPAIAHLAHFGVNAALEAMTEAAISRAVEHTYLLLAGQLRRHTRVPLYVPVSIQAGAESFTAITEDLSGGGISVHSVPSSVITMGQAVTVRILLPGNEAMLIPGGIICRISGGRVGVQFERGPEQARLRKWVEDFLE, encoded by the coding sequence ATGCCGCCGGACTCGGAAGTCCCCGTCTACGGAGGGTACCTTGCGCCAGGGCCGCGCATCGCTGCGTTCGGACTCGAGCCCGGCGAGCGCGAGCGCTTGCAGAACGCTTTTCGCAACGTGAAGCTGGCGGTGGAGGTGGTCGCGCTGACCACGCTGCCCCCAGACCAGCCCTTCGACGGCGCCATCCTGCGCGCCGATGATGAGGCGCCGCCCCTGCTCACGGCTCTCCGCGCCCGCAGCCGGCGCATGATCATCTACCTGGTCGGCCCCCTGCCAGCGATCGCACACCTGGCGCACTTCGGAGTGAATGCAGCGCTCGAAGCCATGACCGAAGCGGCCATCTCGCGCGCGGTGGAGCATACCTACCTGTTGCTCGCCGGCCAGCTGCGGCGCCACACCCGCGTCCCGCTGTACGTCCCGGTGAGTATCCAGGCGGGGGCGGAGTCGTTCACCGCCATCACCGAAGATCTGAGCGGCGGTGGCATCTCGGTGCACTCGGTACCTTCGTCGGTGATCACCATGGGGCAGGCCGTGACGGTGCGCATCCTGCTTCCGGGGAATGAGGCCATGCTGATACCAGGGGGCATCATCTGCCGGATCTCCGGCGGCAGGGTTGGCGTGCAGTTCGAGCGCGGCCCCGAACAAGCCCGCCTGCGCAAGTGGGTGGAAGACTTCCTGGAATAA